A segment of the Lolium perenne isolate Kyuss_39 chromosome 3, Kyuss_2.0, whole genome shotgun sequence genome:
CTTAATTGACGCGGATGCAAATTCATGAAACTGAAGGTAATAATACAAACCTGAGTATGGCATTATCCAGGACAAGCTGGTCTAACTGTGAGGAAGCAACTAACTTCCAGGAGAGGACGCCGTCAATTTCTTTGGCCTGAAACACAAGAATGCAAGATAAGATACAGAAATAAGAGGCAGCAGTAGCTGAAATTGAAATATAAGTGCAGAAAATTGCATACCAAGTGATTTTTACTGTTCTGAAGCTCCTTCAACTCCAATTTAATTTTCTGCAATAGTGCGTCTTTGCTATCAATATCAGCATCGAAATCCTTAAAAATTTGCCCGTATCTGCTGTTGACTTCCTCTAGGTACCGTTCCAGGACAGAAAAGCTCACATCAAGAGACTGAACTTTCTGCATGAGCACCTTAAGAACCGTATCTCCAGGAATCCTGCCAGCCTGAAGGGTCCTTGTCTCTATAACCTGATCATGAGCACCATTCTTCGAAGAATCACCATTTGTTCTATCATCTTCTAGTTcaaattcatcttcatcaaggggTTCCTGTGAGGAGTCTTTTCCACCATTAGGCTCCTTCACAGGTGTTTGCTCAACAGGATCCTTCGATTTCTCATCAGACTCAACATTTCTGTTCTCAACAGGGATCAAATTCTCGAGCATCTTTTCCACAGCATCCATCCCATACACTTCAAGCATGCTCAGTGTACAGTAGCTTGCAGAGCCATAATGGTTTAGCAAGTTCAGCTTCAGATACCTAGCCCACTTCGGCTCTGAAAAAGTGAAACTCTGAGCCTGCTTCGCATTTGCGACAGTGAACCTCCCAAGTGTCTCCCAGTTTTCCGTGGGATAAACAAGACTGCTCAGCATTTCAAACTCTTTCAAATTAGAAGAGTAGTGCTCAAAATTCGCAAGCGCAACGGTATCTACCAAGGTTTCCTCAGAAAGCTCTAGGACGACAAATTTCCCCTCCGCGGAGCAAGGGTTGCGGAGGTACTTGTCCTTGTCTTTGTCCAGGATGTTGGAAGCGCCCTTGGCCTCCTTGTTGAAATCCAGAACCTTGGCCCCTTTAGCGGCCGAAGCGTAGTTGTACAGCTGCCCGCTAGGTTCCCTCCGGTGGATCACGTGGCCGGTCTGACTGGAGGCGTCCTGCCCCCTCTCGGCGATCGCTCTCGTCTTGAACTCGTCAAGACCAGGAGGAACAACTCGTGCCAATCTTGCTGGCTTCGGAACGTCTTCGGCATCCACCTTCTCCGCTGGATGAGCGCCAGAACCGATGTTTTTCATCAGAGGAGTGTCGTCCTGAACTTTCGACTGCTCAATTTCGTCGTCCTTGGTTGGAGCTTCTTCCTCCACCTGAGATTCTGACGGTTCAATCTGACCATCCTTGGCTGGGGCTTCTTGCTCACCCTGGTCTTCTGACGGCTCAATTCGATTATCATTGGTTACAGCTTCATTGTCATCGCTCTGCGCACCATCACTGGAACACAGCTCATCTTCCGGCAGCAGTGTCTCTTCTGAAAGCGCGACACTTTCATCAAGCTTAACACATGTATCGTCAGCCACTGTCAAACTCTCCTCGTGGTTCTGGTGTACAGAACCAGAACTAACATAGCCTTCATTGATGGAAGGATCAGCAACGGGACGGGCAACAACGGGGTCTCCTCCATCTGCAGAAATCAGATGGCCATAATGTTAATCCAACCAACAGGCAGGGAACTCAACACCCAAATTCAAAAAATTGAGAGGAAAGTTGAGTAAGTCGAGGACAGAAGGATGTGGAGATTTCAGCAACGCATCTAACTAACAACCAGCAACCTGTAATCAGGAAAGACCCCTAACAACCGGGTACGGATCTAAGCCTAACAACTGTGTTCGATCGCCCTACGCGATTCCATCGACTCCGTGAACACCTACGGCCAAACCACCAATCATGTGCCGATCACCGTACCACGCAACCACCGCGCAGGATTCGTCTAGGCAAAACCTGAGAAACGAAGGAGCGAGACGGAGGCGCGAACCACGCATACCTCGTTGACCGTCGCCGTGGCCGATGAAGGAgttgaggaggaggagcgcgaccCAGGACGCGACGACGAGCGACGCGGAGAAGCCGTAGAGGCGCCTCTTCCTCCCGGCGTCCGCGGCGGCGCCGACGCgctcctgcgccgccgccgccttcctcttcACGAGCGCTCTCCGCGACTTCTGCATTTGACCACGCGGCGCCTCACATACAGTACCACCACCAACAACACCCGGAGCGTCGCGGCGAGGCCGCGAACGAATCCGATTCCGGGGGCGGGGCGGGGGCGCAAGCGGTCAGCACCGGGGGCGCGGGCCGGCGGCGCGGATCGGGGACGGGGCGCGGCGGTGGAGCGGGCTGCGGGGACGGGCGGTGGGCTCTTTTTGTAACGGCCGGAGCTCCatcggtggaggtggaggtggaggtggaaggcGTCTAGTAGTCTGGTTTTGTATCGCGAGATCTCTCTCCTCCCTGTTGTCGGCTTCCACCGCTGGCACGGCGATTCATCGCCTGTCCAGCCTGTGCGGCGGCTTCTCGTGACGTGGCGATTTTGGTCTCTTGCGTGGTGGCCTGCGCCTGCCGTTGTCAAAAGCTCCTCGGTTTCAAATTGTGAAATTCGAAACCAGGGAGTAGTAGCTAGATATCGTTGCAGGAATATCAGGAAAAGATGAAAAATCAATGCAGGATATATTGGGGATATTATGGTGAAAAGAAAAGATACTGTGGCGAGTGGTTTTTTTGGGGGGTGAAAAGATATGGTGGATGATATCGATATTTATTGCTGTCCATTAACAATTCGTATCTTTCATACTGATGAATCGCCGTGTCGACAGGCAGCTGGACGGTACGACGGAGGACCGACGCGTGATGTGGTCGACATGCACGTCACAGTTTTTGTTCGGCCGGTGCACTGGAGTGCACGCCACGCGCGCCACCCAATGGCAGGCCTCCACGTGGGCTCTCCACGTACCCATCACTGAGCCCCATTGGTTTGCTACCGTGTACGGCCCCATCTCCTCCGCTTCCGGTCAAGGCCCAGTCACTGACAGGTAGGCCCTAGGCGGAGTCGGAATCCGTTCCGTTTTCCGAATCTTGAGGCAAAGCAGACAAATAGCCGCCGCCCGACCGACGGCCCAAAGCCCAAACACCAAACCCGCGCTGCTGTGATTCGCTCGTGCGACTACACGCGACCCCTGCGATTGCGGAGCGACTGCGAGCGCGCGGAGCTCGTCGACGTCGGCCGCCGTCCCGCCAGATCCGGCTCCTCCATGGCGAGGGACCCGTCCTGCTCCGTCTACGTAGGTGAGCTCCCGCCTTCGCTTCGCGCTCCCCGCCCCTGCTCGCGGAAGCACCGCGTGTAACCTAGATTTTGGAACTCTTTTTTAGTTCGGATTGAATTAGATGCGTCGCCTAATCGAGGTGTTTGACTGGTATGCGGGTGAGTACGGGTGCGATTGGATTCGTCTTCCCCCTTTTTTTGTATCCTTAAATCAGGATAATGTTTCGAGCTtgtttagtattattttgctgaCGCGGTGACGCCTCTTAGTGTTAGTAGTACTGTACTTATTTTTGCGATGGGGTTAGTTTTAGTGCTTTCATTGTCGCTTTGCCTCGCGTCAGCATGGATACTTCTAATTTGCCGGCCAAACGATTCCTGATGTTTCAGTTTTGTAACTTGATATAGACTACTGTATAATTCCTTACAATAGGACCATGTCTATGCTCAGGCTGCCATTCTGCCATATGCAGCTCGACGTGCCTGTTGTGTTGGTTGACAAGTTCGTATATGATTAAATTGTAAACAACAACTGCATAGATTTTGTATCATGCTGATGCAATGCCTCTCAGCCTCGCTCGGTAACTGCAAACAGTATTGTGTAACCGTAGCAGTGCATAATTGTAATTCCAAACTTTACATCTAGTTTTGAGAATTGCTGCGCTCTTTCATTTCTTGGAAAAAACGTACTAGTAAACTTGTACTAGCTGGGTCGTCATAGCCTTGTTCTCATGTCTTGTCTAACTTTTTTTAGCAAACAAACTGTCGCTTTTTTGCATTATGCTGCTGTTCCGGcacatcaaatatatgcatattgtGTTTTCCTCTTGATAATGTTTACTGTTCAGTAGCTCAATTATTTTCTAGGAATTTCTGTAACATTCCGGTGTAACATCAGCCTTCAGGCTGCTGCGTTATGTTTTATTATTGCAGTAAAGCTTTGTGTTGTACTAGTTTTACTTACCTATACTATTCTCAACAGGCAACTTAGATGAGAAGGTACCTGAAAAGGTCTTGTATGAGATTCTTATCCAGGCAGGTCATGTAGTAGACCTATACATACCCTGTGATTTTGAAACTGGACGTCCCAAAGGTTTTGCTTTTGCCCAGTATGAGACTGAGGAAATCGCTCAGTACGCTGTTGGGCTTTTTTCAGGACTTGTTCGTCTTAATGGTAAAACACTCAAATTTGGGGTACGTTTCTTCTTTTGTAATCTTCAGTATATGTTGCGTAGTCCAATCATTGGCCTGCAAATTAACACTAGCTATATAATCACAACTTACCTAGTTAGAGCGCACTAATTGTATTTATTTCTTGCTGTTATGACATGTATATCTGCTAACATAAGCAATATCATCAATTTTGACAGCTTTCTGGACAAGACAAACCCTCGTCAAATGGCAATAATCCAGTAATGCCTAAACTCAACCCTATACCATTACCAAAGCAGCCTCAGTTTGTGCATTCTAGTGATATGCCTGTGTCCCATAAACCAGCATATCCGGTGGTAAATGACGGGATTCCACATAACGGCTCTTCACTCAGTTATTATCCTTACAATGTTCACCCTCAAGGTGAGGCTATTTCCTAGGTTTGTTTATACGCGTTACAGGATATGTGTTTTAACCCCATCTTGTTCTGTTGTTTTCTCTTTGGACCAGCATTGCCAACTCAACCTGTGCATGAGCACAGACCGTTTGTCCACGGTACGTATGACTACAACAGTCGTGCATATAGTTCTGCTCTGATTGCTAGCTATGGAGGTTATGCTGTTAATGCTGTTGGTCATGGAGCTCCAAGGCAGCCAATCATGTACCCATCCTACTAGGCAGTAGGCACCAAAGAGTCGAATCTGATATGCAAAGTAGGCAGGTTGAACGTAGCATGTTAGCTTCCTAAATTCTCAGTAGCATCTTGGTTGTACTTTGTATTCATGCATGTAAATATAGCCTACTAAATCCATGTTGTTAATGGTAAGTTCGTAACAGAAGGCTCTCACCTGAAGATAGCCATGTACGTTGTACTCTATCCATGTCTCAAAGATAGCCTAGTACTGTAGTACATCTCCTCTTCCCGGGAAAATAAAGAAATCCAACGTTGTGGTCCTTTGTGCACCCTTTTTTAATTAACTCACGAATCAATGATCATATCCATTGATGATTTGACTTATTC
Coding sequences within it:
- the LOC127345224 gene encoding SUN domain-containing protein 4 translates to MQKSRRALVKRKAAAAQERVGAAADAGRKRRLYGFSASLVVASWVALLLLNSFIGHGDGQRDGGDPVVARPVADPSINEGYVSSGSVHQNHEESLTVADDTCVKLDESVALSEETLLPEDELCSSDGAQSDDNEAVTNDNRIEPSEDQGEQEAPAKDGQIEPSESQVEEEAPTKDDEIEQSKVQDDTPLMKNIGSGAHPAEKVDAEDVPKPARLARVVPPGLDEFKTRAIAERGQDASSQTGHVIHRREPSGQLYNYASAAKGAKVLDFNKEAKGASNILDKDKDKYLRNPCSAEGKFVVLELSEETLVDTVALANFEHYSSNLKEFEMLSSLVYPTENWETLGRFTVANAKQAQSFTFSEPKWARYLKLNLLNHYGSASYCTLSMLEVYGMDAVEKMLENLIPVENRNVESDEKSKDPVEQTPVKEPNGGKDSSQEPLDEDEFELEDDRTNGDSSKNGAHDQVIETRTLQAGRIPGDTVLKVLMQKVQSLDVSFSVLERYLEEVNSRYGQIFKDFDADIDSKDALLQKIKLELKELQNSKNHLAKEIDGVLSWKLVASSQLDQLVLDNAILRSEFDRFRDKQVDMENRSLAVIFLSFVFGCLALAKLSIGKIFDICRLYDFEKFHSRVKSGWLVLLLSSFIIASILVIQ
- the LOC127345222 gene encoding uncharacterized protein, producing the protein MARDPSCSVYVGNLDEKVPEKVLYEILIQAGHVVDLYIPCDFETGRPKGFAFAQYETEEIAQYAVGLFSGLVRLNGKTLKFGLSGQDKPSSNGNNPVMPKLNPIPLPKQPQFVHSSDMPVSHKPAYPVVNDGIPHNGSSLSYYPYNVHPQALPTQPVHEHRPFVHGTYDYNSRAYSSALIASYGGYAVNAVGHGAPRQPIMYPSY